Proteins co-encoded in one Prescottella sp. R16 genomic window:
- a CDS encoding 2-aminoethylphosphonate ABC transporter permease subunit → MTAVLDAPTAVEPPARPEPSKWRAGLWVLPPLLLVVGFAVYPMARVLAESTVTDTGRGWSTWTEVLGSASFRNALWRTVQVAVTSTIGCLVLGTFLALVLAFVPFPGSKVVGRLIDTILSLPSFLVTLAFTFLYGTAGAVNALITRVTGAEQGPLNFLNTPWGVIAAEITFFTPFVVRPLLAAFSQIPRDQLDVAASLGASPLRVLRQVVLPEAWPAMMAGGSLVLLLTLNEFGIVLFTGAKDVMTLPVLIYTHGIVTFDLPGAAVIATVQVALSLALYGGYRFLFARLMGGSRAAVDPTR, encoded by the coding sequence GTGACCGCCGTCCTCGACGCCCCCACCGCCGTCGAACCCCCCGCCCGGCCCGAACCGTCGAAGTGGCGGGCCGGCCTGTGGGTACTACCGCCGCTGCTGCTCGTCGTCGGGTTCGCCGTGTACCCGATGGCGCGGGTGCTGGCGGAGTCCACCGTCACCGACACCGGCCGCGGCTGGTCCACGTGGACCGAGGTCCTCGGATCCGCGTCGTTCCGGAACGCGTTGTGGCGCACCGTGCAAGTGGCCGTCACCTCCACGATCGGCTGCCTGGTGCTCGGCACGTTCCTCGCCCTCGTCCTCGCGTTCGTACCGTTCCCCGGATCGAAGGTGGTGGGCCGGCTGATCGACACGATCCTGTCGCTGCCGTCGTTCCTGGTGACACTCGCGTTCACATTCCTGTACGGCACCGCCGGCGCGGTCAACGCCCTGATCACCCGCGTCACCGGCGCCGAGCAGGGCCCCCTGAACTTCCTGAACACGCCGTGGGGGGTGATCGCCGCCGAGATCACGTTCTTCACGCCGTTCGTGGTGCGGCCCCTGCTGGCGGCGTTCTCGCAGATCCCCCGCGACCAGCTCGACGTCGCCGCGAGCCTCGGCGCGTCCCCGCTGCGGGTGCTGCGCCAGGTGGTGCTGCCCGAGGCGTGGCCCGCGATGATGGCCGGCGGATCGCTGGTGCTGCTGTTGACGCTCAACGAGTTCGGCATCGTCCTGTTCACCGGCGCCAAGGACGTCATGACGCTGCCGGTGCTGATCTACACGCACGGCATCGTCACCTTCGACCTGCCCGGCGCCGCGGTCATCGCGACCGTCCAGGTGGCGCTGTCGCTCGCCCTGTACGGCGGCTACCGATTCCTGTTCGCCCGACTGATGGGAGGCAGCCGTGCTGCTGTGGACCCGACGCGCTAG
- a CDS encoding ABC transporter ATP-binding protein has protein sequence MSRFEPGRSLRSTVSTDTNSETSLPAITFDRVNVAYGRGAGATRALIDFNLKVARGETVALLGPSGSGKSTALKALAGFNRPASGTVRLGGEDVTDLPPAKRGIGVVVQSYALFPHLRVAENVAFGLRAHRVPRSEIAGRVSDALAMVGMSAYGKRFPRELSGGQQQRVAIARALAIRPKVLLLDEPLAALDAQLRQSMLTELQELRAALPDTAMLYVTHDQSEALALADRIAVMRDARLVDIDTTENLWKRPPSSFTAAFLGGANLLPCTVTRVVGTSALVSVGGTPVTAHAPQPEIGRTDWESDTGALLCLRPHTITLTNPAERGALPGRIVASVWRGASTRVTIALPSLPETPIDVDVPGHDERPVGTEVGMRFPERGAVLVPVPGETR, from the coding sequence ATGTCACGCTTCGAGCCCGGGCGGTCCCTCCGCTCCACTGTCTCCACCGACACGAACAGTGAAACGTCCCTTCCCGCCATCACGTTCGACCGCGTCAACGTCGCCTACGGCCGCGGAGCCGGGGCCACCCGGGCTCTGATCGACTTCAACCTGAAGGTCGCCCGCGGCGAGACCGTCGCCCTGCTCGGCCCCAGCGGGTCGGGCAAGTCCACGGCCCTCAAGGCGCTGGCCGGATTCAACCGTCCGGCGTCGGGCACCGTCCGACTCGGCGGCGAGGACGTCACCGACCTGCCGCCCGCCAAGCGCGGCATCGGCGTCGTCGTCCAGTCGTACGCCCTGTTCCCGCACCTGCGGGTCGCCGAGAACGTCGCTTTCGGCCTACGTGCCCACCGGGTTCCGCGATCCGAGATCGCGGGCCGGGTGTCCGACGCCCTCGCCATGGTCGGCATGTCGGCGTACGGCAAACGCTTCCCACGGGAACTGTCCGGCGGCCAGCAGCAGCGCGTCGCGATCGCCCGCGCCCTCGCCATCCGCCCCAAGGTGCTGCTGCTCGACGAGCCGCTCGCCGCCCTCGACGCGCAACTACGCCAGAGCATGCTCACCGAACTGCAGGAACTGCGGGCCGCACTCCCGGACACCGCGATGCTGTACGTCACGCACGACCAGTCCGAGGCCCTCGCCCTCGCCGACCGTATCGCCGTCATGCGCGACGCCCGCCTCGTCGACATCGACACCACCGAGAACCTGTGGAAGCGGCCCCCCAGCAGCTTCACCGCCGCATTCCTCGGCGGCGCGAACCTGCTGCCCTGCACGGTGACCCGCGTGGTCGGCACGTCGGCGCTCGTCTCGGTGGGCGGCACCCCCGTCACCGCGCACGCCCCGCAGCCGGAGATCGGCCGCACCGACTGGGAATCCGACACCGGCGCACTGCTGTGCCTGCGCCCACACACGATCACCCTCACCAATCCCGCCGAGCGCGGCGCACTGCCGGGCCGGATCGTCGCCAGCGTGTGGCGCGGCGCGTCGACCCGGGTGACGATCGCCCTGCCGAGCCTGCCCGAGACACCGATCGACGTCGACGTTCCCGGCCACGACGAACGTCCCGTCGGCACCGAGGTCGGCATGCGCTTCCCCGAGCGCGGAGCCGTGCTCGTGCCGGTCCCGGGAGAGACCCGGTGA
- a CDS encoding 2-aminoethylphosphonate ABC transporter substrate-binding protein, translated as MSRNTKRFRIGIATITLGATALALTACGGTGAAAGASGETVTVYSADGLASWYKPQFEAFTAETGIAVNLVEAGSGEVVSRVEKEQSNPQADVVVTLPPFIQKADAQGLLEPSGIDTSAVPDAVKDPEGHYVPVVDNFLSFIANPGANPAPKTWDDLLSEQFKGKLQYSTPGQAGDGTAVLLLLQHLMGKQGALDYLTKLQVNNVGPSSSTGKLQPKVSNGELLVANGDVQMNLSSIQDDGSKFDVFFPAAADGTRTTIALPYVMGLAKGAPNSDEAKKLMEYLLSEKAQQTVADQARGVSVRTDVRESTGASTDPSTPTGLVDGVDVWTPNWNDVLTSLDADIAAYQKATGN; from the coding sequence ATGAGCAGGAACACCAAGCGTTTCCGCATCGGAATCGCCACCATCACCCTGGGCGCCACCGCCCTCGCGCTCACCGCGTGCGGCGGCACCGGTGCCGCCGCCGGCGCGTCCGGGGAGACCGTCACCGTCTACAGCGCCGACGGCCTCGCCTCGTGGTACAAGCCACAGTTCGAGGCGTTCACCGCCGAGACCGGGATCGCCGTGAACCTGGTCGAGGCCGGCTCCGGTGAGGTGGTCTCCCGGGTCGAGAAGGAACAGTCCAACCCGCAGGCCGACGTCGTCGTCACACTGCCGCCGTTCATCCAGAAGGCCGACGCGCAGGGTCTGCTCGAGCCGAGCGGCATCGACACCTCCGCCGTGCCGGACGCCGTGAAGGACCCCGAGGGCCACTACGTTCCCGTGGTCGACAACTTCCTGTCGTTCATCGCGAACCCGGGCGCGAATCCGGCCCCGAAGACGTGGGACGACCTGCTCTCCGAACAGTTCAAGGGCAAGCTGCAGTACTCCACCCCCGGTCAGGCCGGTGACGGCACCGCGGTGCTGCTGCTGCTCCAGCACCTGATGGGCAAGCAGGGCGCCCTCGACTACCTGACGAAGCTGCAGGTCAACAACGTGGGACCGTCGTCGTCGACCGGCAAGCTGCAGCCCAAGGTCAGCAACGGCGAACTGCTCGTCGCCAACGGGGACGTGCAGATGAACCTGTCGTCGATCCAGGACGACGGCTCGAAGTTCGACGTCTTCTTCCCGGCCGCCGCGGACGGTACCCGCACCACCATCGCGCTGCCGTACGTGATGGGCCTGGCCAAGGGCGCCCCCAACTCCGACGAGGCCAAGAAGCTCATGGAGTACCTACTGTCCGAGAAGGCGCAGCAGACCGTCGCCGACCAGGCACGCGGCGTGTCCGTCCGCACCGACGTCCGCGAATCCACCGGCGCCTCCACCGACCCGTCCACCCCCACCGGCCTCGTCGACGGGGTCGACGTGTGGACCCCGAACTGGAACGACGTCCTCACCTCGCTGGACGCCGACATCGCCGCCTACCAGAAGGCAACCGGTAACTGA
- a CDS encoding phosphonatase-like hydrolase, whose translation MTPIALAVLDMAGTTVADDGLVLQAFAAAGAAAGLPESGPEADAARKYVLDTMGQSKIVVFRALFGDEDRAQAANRAFEAEYDRLVDEGGATAIPGAAEAITALRDAGVRVALTTGFSRTTQDKLLAALGWHTLADLTLCPADAGRGRPYPDLVLTALLRLGVDDVKAVAVLGDTASDITTGRRAGASIVAGTLTGAHDEAQLRAADPTHVVPSVREFADLVLATR comes from the coding sequence ATGACCCCCATCGCACTCGCCGTCCTCGACATGGCCGGCACCACCGTCGCCGACGACGGTCTCGTCCTGCAGGCGTTCGCCGCCGCCGGTGCCGCCGCCGGCCTGCCCGAGTCGGGGCCCGAGGCCGACGCGGCCCGGAAGTACGTCCTCGACACCATGGGCCAGTCGAAGATCGTCGTGTTCCGGGCCCTGTTCGGTGACGAGGACCGCGCGCAGGCCGCGAACCGCGCATTCGAGGCCGAGTACGACCGTCTCGTCGACGAGGGCGGCGCCACCGCGATTCCCGGTGCCGCCGAAGCGATCACCGCACTGCGGGACGCCGGCGTCCGGGTGGCACTGACCACCGGGTTCAGCCGCACCACGCAGGACAAGCTGCTCGCCGCCCTCGGCTGGCACACCCTCGCCGACCTGACGCTGTGCCCCGCCGACGCCGGCCGTGGCCGCCCCTACCCGGACCTGGTCCTCACCGCACTGCTGCGTCTCGGGGTCGACGACGTGAAAGCCGTTGCCGTCCTCGGTGACACCGCCAGCGACATCACGACCGGACGCCGCGCCGGCGCGAGCATCGTCGCCGGCACCCTCACCGGCGCGCACGACGAGGCGCAGCTGCGCGCCGCCGACCCGACGCACGTCGTGCCGTCGGTCCGCGAGTTCGCCGATCTGGTCCTCGCGACCCGCTGA
- a CDS encoding TIGR03364 family FAD-dependent oxidoreductase, giving the protein MRIAIVGGGILGTAHADEAIRRGHEVVHLERELEARGATVRNFGLVWVSGRAEHELDAALRSRELWADLGKRVPEIGFRAAGSTTLLRTPEEVAVAEDMVSRADADVRGFSLLEPDAVRAINPALRGKYLAGLHCSRDGAVESRIALPAIRHHLEASGRYTFHAGTEAREITTTEHGVRIRDDHERTFDADLVIVCPGAALGGLARDLAGELPLRRVRLQMMQTAPLGEALTTAIADGDSLRYYPAFAGTALDALRTAQPQEPTAAEHRMQLLCVQRLHGGLTIGDTHEYDEPFDFDVDEAPYRHLTSVVEELLGRHLPPVVKRWAGVYSQCLDTGELVHRAQPADRVWVVAGPGGRGMTLGPALAEQTADRLGL; this is encoded by the coding sequence ATGCGAATTGCAATTGTGGGTGGAGGAATCCTCGGAACGGCACACGCCGACGAGGCGATCCGCCGAGGACACGAGGTCGTCCATCTCGAACGCGAACTCGAAGCGCGCGGTGCCACCGTACGCAACTTCGGTCTGGTGTGGGTCTCCGGGCGGGCCGAGCACGAACTGGACGCCGCCCTGCGGTCCCGCGAACTGTGGGCGGACCTCGGTAAGCGGGTCCCCGAGATCGGTTTCCGCGCAGCCGGTTCCACCACGCTGCTCCGAACCCCCGAAGAGGTCGCGGTCGCCGAGGACATGGTCTCGCGCGCCGACGCCGACGTCCGCGGCTTCTCGCTGCTCGAGCCGGATGCCGTCCGCGCGATCAACCCGGCCCTGCGCGGCAAGTACCTGGCCGGTCTGCACTGCTCCCGTGACGGTGCCGTCGAGTCCCGCATCGCCCTGCCCGCGATCCGACACCACCTCGAGGCGTCCGGCCGCTACACGTTCCACGCCGGCACCGAGGCCCGCGAGATCACCACCACCGAACACGGGGTGCGCATCCGCGACGACCACGAGCGCACGTTCGACGCCGACCTGGTGATCGTGTGCCCCGGCGCCGCCCTCGGCGGGCTGGCCCGTGACCTGGCCGGTGAACTGCCGCTGCGCCGCGTGCGACTGCAGATGATGCAGACCGCCCCGCTCGGCGAGGCGCTGACCACCGCGATCGCCGACGGCGACAGCCTGCGCTACTACCCCGCGTTCGCCGGCACGGCACTCGACGCGCTGCGGACCGCACAGCCGCAGGAGCCCACCGCCGCCGAGCACCGCATGCAGCTGCTGTGCGTACAACGGCTGCACGGCGGCCTCACCATCGGCGACACCCACGAGTACGACGAACCGTTCGACTTCGACGTCGACGAGGCCCCGTACCGGCACCTGACCAGCGTCGTCGAGGAACTCCTCGGCCGGCACCTGCCGCCGGTCGTCAAGCGCTGGGCCGGCGTCTACAGCCAGTGCCTCGACACCGGCGAGCTGGTGCACCGCGCCCAGCCCGCCGACCGGGTGTGGGTAGTCGCCGGACCCGGCGGGCGCGGCATGACCCTCGGACCCGCCCTCGCCGAACAGACCGCCGACCGCCTCGGCCTCTGA
- a CDS encoding GntR family transcriptional regulator: MTVESLPKHYLVRTHVEDLLADLTEGDAVPAERELAARCGVSRETVRQALHELLVAGRVERRGRGTVVARPKLVQPLSLGSYTEGALSQGREPGRILVRWEEIDAPPSLAEILDIGVGDPVVHLERVLLADGERIGLESTHLPHYRFPDLIDTFDPETSLYAAIRALGITFTTATERIETALPTPREAGLVDSSTAMPMLKLHRVSRDADGVPIERVRSLYRGDRMAFVTELR; encoded by the coding sequence GTGACCGTGGAGTCCCTGCCCAAGCACTACCTCGTCCGAACCCATGTCGAGGATCTGCTCGCCGATCTGACCGAGGGGGACGCGGTGCCCGCGGAACGCGAACTCGCGGCCCGGTGCGGTGTCTCCCGCGAAACCGTCCGGCAGGCGCTGCACGAGCTGCTCGTCGCCGGACGCGTCGAACGTCGAGGACGCGGCACCGTCGTCGCCCGCCCGAAACTGGTGCAGCCGTTGTCACTCGGCTCGTACACCGAGGGGGCCCTGAGCCAGGGGCGGGAGCCCGGCCGCATCCTGGTGCGCTGGGAGGAGATCGACGCACCCCCGAGTCTCGCCGAGATCCTCGACATCGGCGTCGGTGACCCCGTCGTCCATCTCGAACGTGTCCTGCTCGCCGACGGTGAACGTATCGGGCTCGAGAGCACGCACCTCCCGCACTACCGGTTCCCGGACCTGATCGACACGTTCGACCCCGAAACGTCGCTGTACGCGGCGATCCGGGCCCTCGGCATCACGTTCACCACCGCCACCGAACGTATCGAGACGGCACTGCCGACGCCGCGGGAGGCCGGCCTGGTCGATTCGAGCACCGCGATGCCGATGCTGAAACTGCACCGCGTCTCCCGCGACGCCGACGGCGTCCCCATCGAACGGGTGCGTTCGCTGTACCGGGGCGATCGGATGGCATTCGTGACGGAGCTGCGCTGA